GCTGAATGCATGCCTGGACATGATCAAGCCGGGAATTGCCTGTGAGGAAATTGAAGAAACGTGGAGAAAGACGATCCACAAAAGCGGCATTGTTAAAGAATCGCGGCTTGGCTATGCGATGGGACTTAATTATCCACCGGACTGGGGTGAGCACACGGCAAGCATCCGGAAAGGAGACCGAACCATTCTGCAGCCGAATATGACCTTCCACCTCATCCCCGGAATCTGGCTTGATCAATACGGCTTTGAGGCCAGCGAATCTTTCCGGGTAACTGCGAACGGCTGTGAAGCCTTTGCTTCAATGCCAAGACAACTGTTTATCAAAGATGGAGTGCTGGAAACGAACATGAACTAAAAGGGGTGAAGAGAAAAATGTATATTTTCACAGAGCAGGAATTGAAGCAGCATATCTCATTAAACCTGGACGCTCTTTCCGTTGTTGAAGAAGGCTTTTCTTACCTAGCCGAAGATAAAGTAACCATGCCGCCCATCATGCGGGTTGATGTTCATGATCATAACGGAGAAGTGGACGTGAAAACCGCCTATGTCGAAGGGAAAGACATGTTTGCGATTAAAGTGTCTTCTGGATTTTTTAACAATTACCAGATCGGCCTGCCGAGCGGAAGCGGACTGATGATGCTCATCAGTGCAAAAACAGGTGTGCCGCAGGCGATCTTGCTTGATAACGGTTATCTTACCGATATTCGTACGGCTGCCGCCGGTGCTATTGCTGCTAAATATCTATCAAGAGAAAAGATACAAACCGTTGGCGTGATCGGCTCAGGAAGCCAGGCGAGATACCAGGTAAAAGCCTTGCGGCTAGTAAGGGACTTTCAAGAGGTGCTCGTCTATGGTCGGTCAGTTGAACGGGCGACGGCCTATGCAGAGGAAATGTCAGCTGAGCTTGGGATTGAGGTCAAAGCGGTCGAAAGCGCAGAGGCGGTTGTACGTAACAGTGATCTCGTCATTACAACTACGCCGGCAAAGGAACCGGTGATTAAAGCAGAATGGCTCCATCCAGGAATTCATATTACAGCGATGGGATCGGACGCCGAGCACAAGCAGGAACTCGAGGCTGAAGTATTGGCACAGGCCGGCCGGCTTGTTTGCGACACCATCGCTCAATGTGAGCGGTTAGGCGAACTTCATCATGCATATGATCGAGGACTTTTATCCCGTGAACAACCTATCGTTGAGCTCGGGGAGCTGACTTCGCAAAAAACAGTAGGCCGGCAGGATGAAGAACAGATTACGATCTGTGACTTAACCGGAACAGGAGTACAGGATACCGCCATCGCTTTGTTTGCTTTTCAAGAAATGTTGAAACGAGGACTTGGTTTGGAAATAGAAAACAAAGAAGCAGCCTTAAAAAATTAACGAGGAGTGATCACATGACAAATCAAAACGTAAAAGCAGGCACGAAGTCCGTGTGGGCAGGGGAAAAAGAGTATTTGGTGCACGGTGCCACCCAGGTGCCGGTCGTTCTAAGTGTAGCGTATGGCTACGACGATATGGATGATTGGTATGACGTCGCCATCGGGAAGAAAAAAGGGCATATATACGGACGAAACACAAATCCGACGGTCCAGGCTTTTGAAGACAAAGTAAAAATTCTCGAAGGAGCCGAATCAGCTACGAGTTTTTCAACAGGAATGGCAGCGATCAGCAATACACTTTCTACTTTTTTAGTGCCTGGTGACCGGATCGTCTCCATCAAGGATACCTATGGCGGAACCAATAAAATATTCACAGAATTCCTCCCCCGGCAGCAGATCGAGGTTGCGTTATGTGAAACGGGCAACCATGAACAGATTGAAAAAGAAGTAGCAAAAGGCTGCAGTATTCTGTATTTGGAAACACCAACCAATCCAACGGTTAAAATTACAGACATTGAGAGGATGGCCAAAGCAGGACGTGAAGCGGGTGCGTTAGTGGTAGTTGACAATACGTTCGGAACACCGATCAACCAGAATCCGCTCGCTTTGGGAGCAGATCTTGTCATCCATAGTGCGACCAAATTTTTGGGAGGACATGCCGATGCGCTTGGAGGCGTAGTATGCGGTTCGGGGGAATTGGTGGAAAAAATCTATCATTTCCGTGAAATCAACGGAGCAACGATGGATCCGATGGCTGCTTACCTCATCTTAAGGGGGATGAAAACCCTTCAGCTGCGTGTTCGCCAGCAAGGTGAAAATGCAATGGAGCTTGCTAAATTCCTCCAAACGCAAGACTTGGTAGAAGGAGTTTATTATCCTGGACTTGAAACACATCCAAACCATGAAATTGCGAAAAAGCAGATGAAGGGATTTGGCGGAATGCTCAGCTTTGCAGTAAAGGGAGGGGTCGAAACGGTCAGAGATCTGCTTCCCAAATTGCAATTTGCTAACCGTGCGGCCAATCTTGGCGCAGTAGAAACAACCGTCGGCCCTGCACGTACGACAAGCCACGTGGAATGTACACCGGAAGAACGGGCGGCGATGGGAATTCCTGAAGGATTGATCCGCATCTCCTGCGGCATAGAGGACATCGAAGATATTATTGCAGACTTTGAGCAGGCTTTTCAACATGTGGAAAATGCTTTAAAAGTCTAAAAGATAGCAAGTGTGTTTGAGGAGATGAATGACAAATGGCAAATCATCAGTTTGTTGCTGCTTCGGTAAAAGGGTTGAATGAAAAATTGATTGCATGGAGGCGGCAGATCCATCAAAATCCTGAACTCAGTTTTCAGGAATTTGAAACGTCAAGCCTGGTGGCAGAAACATTAAGGCGGATTCCCGGAATGAAAACGGAGATCGGAGTGGGTGTTCCCACTGGTGTTGTAGGAACCCTTACCTCAGGGGAAGGACCGGTCATCGCCATCCGCGCAGACATGGATGCCTTACCCATTCAAGAGAAAAATGCAATTGGTTACAAATCCGGGAACGAGGGTGTGATGCATGCTTGCGGTCATGATGCCCATACGTCCATCCTGCTGGGGGTTGCCAGCCTTCTGGCAGATGCATTTGAACGGGGAGATATACAGGGTACGGTAAAATTTGTTTTTCAGCCGGCCGAAGAAAGCATTGATGAACACGGACTGTCAGGTTCTCCATATATGGTTCAGGCAGGAGCCTATGATGAAGCAGATGCAGCCATAGCCCTCCATATGTGCCCTTGGCTTCCAGCTGGTGCTATTCAAGTGAACGATGGCTACAGCATGGCCAATGTTGATGTGTTCCAGGGCAAAATTTATGGAACAGGAGGACACGGTGCTTATCCTGAACAGGGAGCCGACCCCATTTGGATGCTGGGGCCTGTCATGCAGGCACTGCATGGCATTGTGGCACGGAAAGTATCGGCAATGGAGTCAGCCGTGATCAGCATAGGTGAGATCCATGCGGGTTCGGCAAGCAATATTATTCCTACCGAGGTATCCATATCGGGAACGATTCGCAGCTATTCACCTGAAATACGCGGCATGCTCGCCTCAGAATTGGAAAAGGCGTTTTCGATTGTACAGCCTCTAGGTGGGGAGTACTCTTTCAAAGTAGACCGGGGCGAGCCTGCGCTGAAGAATCATAAAACCATCAACAAGTGGTTTATGGAGGCGGCAAGAGAGCTTTATCCCGAAATCACGATTAAAAGAGGCCCGTTTGGAATGGGCGGAGAAGATTTTGGATATGTAACACAGAAAACGCCGGGTGCCATGTTCTTTCTGGGATGTGCCGAGCAAGGACAAGACCAGAGAGATTTGCACACTCCATTTTTTGATATAAATGAAGACTGCCTGCCAATCGGGACAGCGATTCTAGCACAGACAGCTATAAAGTATTTAAAAGGCGAGGTATTCCTGCCGAGCCGTGAAAAGGTGGAGGTAGACACATATGGCACATAAACTTGCTTTTATTGGGTTTGGAACAGTCGGCCAGGGATTGGCTGAAATTCTAAGGGACAAGCACGAACATTTAAAGGCTAAAGAGCATTTTGAAGCTGAAATTGTGGCTATCTCTGATTTTAACAAAGGTTCAATCTATCACCCAAACGGTCTGAACATTAATACGGTTTTACAAGTGCTGCGGGAGACTGGAAATCTGGAAAACTACCCGCCGGCCCCTGGCCTCGTGACCGGCTGGGACAGCCTAAGGACCATTCGTGAAACTAATGCGGATAGCATTATTGAGGTTTCGTATACCGATGTACGTACAGGACAGCCGGCCATCGATCATTGCCGGACGGCATTCTTGGCGAAAAAAAATGTGGTCATGACCAATAAGGGCCCGGTTGCATTGGCGTATAAAGAGCTTTCTGAATTGGCAAAAGAGGAAGGGGTGTACTGGGGATTTGAAGGAACCGTCATGAGCGGAACCCCTTCATTAAGGATGCCTGCTGCCGCTTTGGCGGGGAATGAGATTACAGAAATTCGGGGCATCTTAAACGGTACTACCAATTTTATCTTAACCAAAATGGAAGAAGAGGGAGTAACGTATGAGGAAGCGTTGAAGGAAGCCCAAAAACTGGGTTATGCAGAAGCCGATCCAACCAGTGATGTTGAGGGCTATGATGCGCGATATAAGATTACCATTCTGTCAAACTATGTGATGAATGAACCTTTGCTGGTAGAAGAAGTATCATGCCGGGGGATTACAGATCTCACCCTGACGGATATTGAAGAGGCAAAAGCCGAAGGGAAACGGTGGAAACTGCTGGCCAAAGCTCGTAAAGAAAACGGGAAAGTTAATGCTTCTATCGCTCCTGAAAAGATCGATATGACTGATCCACTTGCTTCCATCAGCGGAGCTGTAAACGCCATTGCTTATGATTGTGATCTCTTAGGAACTGTTACGCTAAGCGGAGCAGGTGCAGGTAAGGTTGAAACAGGCTTTTCCTTGTTAATCGATTTAATTAACATTGATCGCGAAAAAAAACTCGTAAACATTTAAACAGTGGAAGGCGGGGATGTTGATGACGACTCAGGTTGCTGGCCAAAAGATGTTTTTAGCAGGAAAATGGGTACACCGTGATAGAACCATTGAGGTTCGGGACCCGCAGGATAACAGAATGATAGACACTGTTCCTGCAGCTTCAAGAGAAGATATGCTGGCTTGTATTGAGCACGCAAAAGAAGGAGCAAAGATTGCCGCCGCCATGCCGGTGTATGAACGGATGGCTGTCATTCATAAAGCGGCAGACTACATTGAAGCCAATAAAGAAAAGTACGCTTTGACCATTGCGAAGGAAGGCAGCAAGACGATTCGTGAAGCTGCTAAAGAAACCGAAAGATGCATTCAGACCCTCCGTATCAGTGCAGAAGAGGCAAGAAGGATTCAGGGGGAGACCATTCCCTTTGACCAAATGGAAGGGAACAACAACCGGGTCGGCTACTATCAGCGTTTTCCAATTGGAATCATTGGCGCGATCACTCCATTTAATGACCCCCTGAACCTGGTCGCCCATAAAGTAGGGCCGGCAATTGCTTCAGGAAACGCTATCATCGTAAAGCCGGCAACGGTCACTCCGCTAAGTGCGCTGCTGCTTGCTGAGGCATTTGCCCATGGGGGGCTGCCTACAAAAGTATTGTCCGTCATTACGGGACATGGAAGCGAGATCGGAGATGTTCTTGTCACTCACCCAGCCATTCGGATGATTTCCTTTACAGGAGGAGTAGAGGCTGGAGAAGAGATTGTAAGAAAAGCCGGCTTAAAAAAGGTGAGTATGGAACTCGGCTCTAATTCTCCGGTTATTGTTCTGGAAGATGCGGACTTGCATGATGCCGTTGAATCCACAGTCTCCGGGGCCTATTGGGCAGCCGGCCAAAACTGCCTGAGTGTGCAGAGAATCTATGTGCAGCAGAGCATTATGTCCGATTTTGAAAGGTCGTTTGTTAAGCGAACAAAACAGTATATCGTAGGCGATAAGCTGTCAGAGCTTACCGATATAGGTCCGCTAATCACTGAAAAGGAGGCGATTCGTGTAGAGAGTCTTGTGAACGAAGCCGTTGATAAAGGCGCTGAACTGCTGACAGGAGGCAAGCGTAATCAAGCGTTTTATTCTCCGACCGTTCTAAAGAATATTCCCGATGACAGCACGATTGCAAAAGAAGAAATTTTTGGCCCGGTTGTACTCCTATACGCTGTTGCGGATGTGGATGAGGCCATTGATAAATCCAATGAAGTAAGCTACGGGCTGCAGGCAGGTATTTTTACAAAAAACATTGATAAAGCTCAAAAAGCGATTGCCAGGATGGATGTAGGAGGCATCATGATCAACGACAGCAGTGACTACCGAATCGATGCCATGCCGTTTGGCGGGGTGAAGAAGTCAGGCTTGGGACGGGAAGGCATTAAATTTGCGATACAAGAAATGACAGAACCAAAAGTCGTTTGTTATAAACTATCTAACTGAAAAGAGATGAGTGAGAAAACAAGCAAGATTTACGGTATTAAGAGGAGGTACGATGTGGAAAGAGGACAAATAGAAAAGCTGACCAAAGAGGATATCACAGTTGTTGACAATAAAATTGCGAAAAAATCAATATTTGGAACATCCCTTGGCAATGCCATGGAGTGGTTTGATTTTGGCATCTATTCCTACTTAGCGGTTACGATTGGTAAAGTATTTTTCCCTGAAATCGATCCTTCTGCCCAGTTAATCTATGCTTTTGCCACGTTTGCGGTGGCATTTATCGCGAGGCCGATCGGCGGTATAGTGTTTGGAATGATGGGTGACCGTTTAGGCCGAAAGAAAGTTTTGGCCATAACGTTAATCATGATGGCCATTGCCACATTAAGCATCGGACTCATTCCGGGCTATGCAACGATCGGAGCCGCAGCACCAGTTTTATTGCTTGTTGCAAGAATGATACAAGGCTTTTCAACCGGCGGAGAGTATGCAGGTGCGATGACGTTTATCGCTGAATCTACACCTGATAAGAAACGAGGGTTTATGTCAAGCGGCCTTGAAGTCGGAACACTTGTCGGGTTCATCGCCGGATCGGGATTCGTTACTCTGCTTACCTTTCTGCTTGGATCTGAAACTATGCTTGAATGGGGCTGGAGAATTCCTTTCTTAATTGCCGCACCTTTAGGGCTGATCGGGTTTTATTTCAGATCGCATCTGGAAGAAACCCCGGCATTCCAGGCGATGAAGGAATCGGCAAAAGAGAGGAAACAGCAAACCTCCCTGAAACATATTTTTACGGAGCACTGGCGTTCCCTTTTGATTTGCATTGGCGTCGTTTTTTTCTATAACACCATAAACTATATGATTCTTACGTATATGCCCTCTTATTTATCAGAACAGCTTGGTTTTGGTGAAACAAAGGGGCTGGTCCTCATCCTATTTGTCATGATGGCAATGATTCCCTTTGTTTTGGCAATGGGATACTGGGGTGATCGGATCGGAAGAAACCGCCTGATTAAAGGAGCGTTAATCGGTACGATCGTTCTCAGCATTCCGGCGTTCCTCATGATGGGCACGGGTTCAAGCATTTTGGCTTTTCTGGGATTGCTGACCCTGAGCTGTTTGTTTACAGCCTTTCAAGGCACATTACCTGCAGCATTGCCGTCGTTTTTTTTCACAGAGGTACGATATGGTTCCTTGGCGATAACGTACAATGTTTCAACCTCCATCTTTGGCGGAACTACACCTTTAATCGTAGCATGGCTCGTTAAAGCAACGAATAACAGTATGCTGCCGGCTTATTATTTGATCACGGTCTGTGTTATCGGGATCGTTGTAGTAGCATTATTCGTTAAAGAAACAGCAGGAAGATCATTAAGGGGATCGTACCCCGCTGTAGAAGATCCTAGTGAGATAAAGGAAATACTAATAAATTCAGAGGAAGCTTTGTGGTGGAAGGAAGAAGTTCGGGAGAGAAATGAAAGAGCAGCATTGAAAGAAAAAATAAGCATTTTGGGATCTCAGCAGAAAAATGTAGGAAACATCCGATAAAATTGTTGCAGGCTGCCGAGGCTGATTCGGCAGCCTTTTTATATGAAAATGGTTAGTTTGGGATTGATTTAGGGAAATGGTTTAGTACAACAACTTTTAATTTTATGTAGTATGAGGAGGCACGCTGTGGATAGAAAAAATAGTAATAGATTACAAAAAGAAGATATTACGGTTGTTGATACAAAAATCGCAAAACAATCGATACTGGGGACCTCGCTCGGTAATGCCATGGAATGGTTTGATTTTGGTATTTATTCTTATTTAGCGGTAACCATTGGCAAAGTGTTTTTTCCTGAAGTCGATTCTTCTGCCCAGGTGATTTATGCTTTTGCGACATTTGCAGTAGCATTTATCGCGAGGCCGATCGGCGGTGTAGTGTTTGGAATAATGGGTGACCGTTTAGGGCGAAAAAAGGTACTGGCCATTACATTGATCATGATGGCGATTGCAACACTCAGTCTCGGGCTAATACCCGGCTATAAGTCGATCGGGATTGTGGCGCCCATCCTTCTGCTGGTTGCCAGATTGGTGCAAGGCTTCTCAACCGGCGGTGAATACGCTGGGGCCATGACGTTTATTGCAGAATCAACACCGGATAAAAAGCGCAGTTTTATGTCAAGCGTTTTAGAGGTAGGAACTTTGGCCGGCTATATTGCTGGTTCAGGGCTTGTGACCCTGCTGACCTTTATTCTAGGTTCGGAAGCCATGCTGGAATGGGGCTGGAGAATTCCGTTCTTTATTGCAGCTCCACTAGGTTTAATCGGTTTATATTTCCGTTCTCACCTCGAGGAAACACCTGCTTTTCAGGCAATGGAGGAAGAACAAGAGGAAAAGAAGAAGGATTCGTCTCTTAAAGAAATTTTCCTCAATCATTGGAGATCCCTATTGATCTGTGTAGGCATTGTGCTCTTTTACAATACAATTGTCTACATGGTGCTAACCTATATGCCGACTTACCTTTCTGAACAGATTGGTTATGGAGAAACAAAAGGGCTGCTGCTCATTCTCATTGTAATGGTTATTATGATTCCTTTCGTTTTGGGGATGGGGTATTTGGGTGACCGGATTGGAAGAAATAAAGTTTTGATAGGAGCTTTGGTTCTAACCATTCTTTTGAGCATACCGGCCTTTATGCTAGCAGGGAATGAAAATGGCAATAATGCCTTCTTCGGAGTGCTGATTCTGGGATGTCTGCTCACCGCTTTTCAGGGAACGCTCCCGGCAACACTTCCTTCTTTATTTTTTACAAACGTTCGATATGGATCACTAGCCATCACTTACAATGTCTCTACTTCCATCTTTGGCGGAACGACTCCGCTCATTGTCGCCTGGCTGGTGAAAGAAACCAATAATAAACTGCTGCCGGCCTATTATTTAATGGCTGTCTGTACGATCGGCATTGTTGTTGTAGCTTTCTTTGTCAAAGAAACAGCAGGCCGTTCATTGCGTGGATCTCTTCCAGCTGTAGAAGACCCAGGCGAGATCAAAGAGATCTTGCAGGATCCTGATGAAGCTTTATGGTGGGAAGAAGAAGTGCCAGCTAGTGAGGGGAAACCGGTTGGTGAGAGTAAACAAGCGTAAAACTATATTTAATGAGGCTGTCGAGGAGACTTGGCAGCCTGTTTGATGGTGTCTCGTCGGCGAATTGAACCAAACTCAGAAATGGCAGGTTAAAAGAGGATTAGCAGACTGAGGGAAGAATAGTTTTTTAGAAGACATGGAATAGAGAAAGGAAGTTACAGATGAAATTGGAAACAGAGCGGTTATTCATCATACCCTGCAGCAAACCATACATAGAATCGCTATCGACTGATGCATATCCAATCAGAAACCAAATTAAGTCCCACGTTGAACGGTTAGAACAAGACCCTGAGCTATACGGATGGGGTGTGTGGCTGGTCACAGAAAAGGAAACGGGAATGATTGTCGGAGATATTGGATTCAAAGGGAAACCCAGTGCCGAACGAACAGTAGAGGTCGGTTATGGTATCATTCCGTCTGCTCAGCAAAAAGGATACGCCACCGAATCAGTAAAGGCGATAATCGATTGGGCCTTTACTTCTGACCAAGTTAACCGCGTCATTGCAGAATGCCTGATAAACAATGATCCTTCCATTCGGGTATTGGAAAAAATAAACATGAAGCGTTTAGGGCAAGAGGGTGAAATGCTGAATTGGGAGCTAAAAAAGGAAGAAGCGGGATTGACTAAGAATACTGCAGCGTTCTCATGATATGAGGGCTGCTTTTTTATTTTAGTAAAACTTTCAATTCATTTTATGATAAACTGTAAGTAATTGGTATTTATTTGGGAATTGATCTTAAACATGGTCTATTTTGGTACCCGTCCTTCTGATTTCATTGGTTGTATCCATCTTTGCAAAAAAGGAGAAGAAAAAGAGAAATAGACTTCAAACAATAAGAGAATAAGCAATTGAAATAGCCTTCAATGGAAATGGGGTTTGTTGATGAAAAACGGCTGGGGAGCTGCGTTTGTGTTATCTTTTATCGCAGCAGGAATCTATTTATATGTGGTTAATTACGGGTACCACACCAAAAAAGAGGCACTGCAGAAGGGCTGGACGAAAGAAGCCATTGAATTAAACACGGAGAAGGTTCAATCGGTTCCTGTCCCCAATAGCCCTTATGTTCTGGAGATTACGAAAGCACCACATAAAATTTATGTTTTTAAAATAACAAATCATTTTGGTAAATATAAAGCATCCCTGGTTGGTGTAAATCTTTTATATCAGAGCATCAATAAAGATGGAATGTATTTTAACAAAAATTTACTGGAATTTGGTTTCGATACTGATAAACCGAGGAATAAAGATATTTATATTGATCATCAAAAAATGAAATACCTCTCTTTGGGCAAGTACTTTTCTAAAAGCAAGTTTGCCTGGAGCTACCAAAACTTATCCTTTTATTACCCTGAGCAACCAATGGAAACAAAGGCTATTGGTCCTGCATATCACTAAAAGCAGCATTTGAACGAGACATCATGTTCTTGTTCTTTTTTTAATTCATATAGATTAAAAAGCTGGAAAAACGGGTACTAGTACTTCTGACCTGTTTGTAATAAAAATGTAACATTTATGAGATGTATTCGTATTATTTTCTATAAAAATAGTATAAAATTGGTGTTCAGGAAAAATAAACTATTTCAGCATAGGGAACAGCATGGAACAATTTAAGGAGAGTTAATGATGGAAAAGAAAAATTCAGCTTCACGATTGGAAAGAAGAAAACAGAACAAAAGGCCAAAACGTTTTCGAAAATTCCTTACATACAGTACACTAACTTTTCTTGTTCTCTTTCTTTTAGTGGTTATTGGCGGGGGCGCAACCGTATTTTCAGTTGCAAAAGGCGCTCCTGAATTGAACCCCGAAAACCTGAAGTATTCACGTACTTCCACCGTCTATGACATGAACAATGAGAAAGTCGTTTCAATCAGCGGGAAGGAAAAGAGAGATTATGCTCACATTAAAGATATTCCGCCGCTTGTTCGGAACGCTTTTATTGCGACAGAAGACGTTCGATTCTACAAACATAACGGAATTGATACGAAAAGGGTCGCAGGAGCCATTCTTTCCAATATAACTCACGGATTTGGTTCAGAAGGTGCCAGTACAATCACACAGCAGGTTGTAAAAAACTCGTTCTTATCACCAGAAAAGACAGTAACTAGGAAGGTACAAGAAGCCTATTTGGCGATCCAGCTTGAACGGAAATATTCCAAGGATCAGATTCTTGAATTCTATTTAAATAAAATTTATTTCGGCAATAGTGCCTATGGAGTAAAAACAGCAGCAAAAACGTATTTTAACAAGCCTCTGGACCAGCTGACCATCGGCGAGGCTGCATTGCTTGCTGGACTGCCACAGCGTCCGAGCGGGTATGATCCATTCGTACATCCAGAATTAGCGGAACAGCGAAGAAATGTGGTCTTGTCGCTTCTGCACAAAAACGGATATATTTCTGAGCAGGAAAAAGTAAAAGCGCAGCAGCAGCCAATTAAGAAAATGCTTGTGAAACCTAAGAAGTCTCAGCCGAGATACGAAGCGTTTTTACAGCAGGTCATTAAAGACGCACGAAAAGAAGGCATTTCTGAAAAAGAACTGTTTGAAGGCGGATTGAAAATCTACACGACGCTTGACCAGGATGCCCAATCTCAAGCAGAAAAAATCTTATCAACGGAGGATTATGTCCGTTACCCAGACAATAAATTTCAGGCGGGGGTCGTTCTCCTTGATACTGAAACCGGCCAGATTCGTGCTATAGGCGGCAACAGGCTGGACGACAACAAACAGGCCATCAGAGGATTTAACTATGCGACCGATACAGAAAGACAGCCGGGATCGACGATTAAACCGATTCTTGACTACGGCCCGGCGATTGAATACTTGAAATGGTCTACGAGTACCCCGATCAAGGATGAGCCGCTCGAAATCAACGGCAAGCAGTTCCAGAACTGGGATAAAACCTATCATGGTACGCTTTCTATGAGAGAAGCACTCGTCCAATCGTATAACATTCCTGCCATTAAAACGTTCCAGGCAGTAGGAGAAGCGAACGCGAAACAGTTTGCAGGAAACCTTGGAATTAAGCTGGATACGATCTATCCGTCCTATGCGATCGGCGGATTCAATAAAGGGGTTTCTCCATTAACGATGGCCGGTGCGTATTCTGCTTTTGGAAACAAGGGCGTCTATCATCAGCCTACAACATTAAGAAAGATTGAATATCCGAATGGAGAAGTGAAGCAGTTTAGCCACCAGCCAAAAACTGCCATGAGCGATTACACAGCTTACATGGTAACGGATATGCTGAAGAGTGTTGTCAATAACGGAACCGGCCGCATGGCTCAGATTCCAGGATTGGATGTAGCCGGTAAGACAGGAACGACGAACCTTCCAGCCAATGTCTATGGCAACGGCTCGACCGATTCATGGTTTGTCGGTTATACCACACGCTATACAGCAGCTGTCTGGACAGGATATGATCACCCGGGCCAGGATGCTTATGTAAAGAAAGAAGACCAAGTGATCGCTAAGCTGATCTTTAAAGAACTGGTATCCCATGTTTCAGCAAATAAGCTCACTGCCGATTTCCAAAAACCGGGATCTGTCGTTTCACGAGGCTCTGAGCTTTACGTGCAAGGAACTTCGATGCCGGCTATAGCACAGCCAAGCCATAAGGAAGACAAAAAAGAAGATCCATCAGCTGATGCTGAAAAAGAAAAGCAAGATAAAGAAAAAGAGAAAAAAGAAGAAGACCAAAAGAAAAAAGATGATAAAGAAAAACCTAATGATGACGGTAAAACAAAACCGGATACACCGGTCACACCGCCTAAAGACGATCAAGGCGGCAACGATCAGGGTGGCAATGGCCAAGGCGGAAATGGCGGAACAGATCAGGGTGGGAATGATCAAGGCGGAGGCAAACAGGATAAGCCGACAGATCCAACAACCCCGCCTAAAGATAAGCCAGGAGATGGCACTACGAATCCGGGTAC
This genomic stretch from Fictibacillus marinisediminis harbors:
- a CDS encoding GNAT family N-acetyltransferase: MKLETERLFIIPCSKPYIESLSTDAYPIRNQIKSHVERLEQDPELYGWGVWLVTEKETGMIVGDIGFKGKPSAERTVEVGYGIIPSAQQKGYATESVKAIIDWAFTSDQVNRVIAECLINNDPSIRVLEKINMKRLGQEGEMLNWELKKEEAGLTKNTAAFS
- the proP gene encoding glycine betaine/L-proline transporter ProP, which produces MSEKTSKIYGIKRRYDVERGQIEKLTKEDITVVDNKIAKKSIFGTSLGNAMEWFDFGIYSYLAVTIGKVFFPEIDPSAQLIYAFATFAVAFIARPIGGIVFGMMGDRLGRKKVLAITLIMMAIATLSIGLIPGYATIGAAAPVLLLVARMIQGFSTGGEYAGAMTFIAESTPDKKRGFMSSGLEVGTLVGFIAGSGFVTLLTFLLGSETMLEWGWRIPFLIAAPLGLIGFYFRSHLEETPAFQAMKESAKERKQQTSLKHIFTEHWRSLLICIGVVFFYNTINYMILTYMPSYLSEQLGFGETKGLVLILFVMMAMIPFVLAMGYWGDRIGRNRLIKGALIGTIVLSIPAFLMMGTGSSILAFLGLLTLSCLFTAFQGTLPAALPSFFFTEVRYGSLAITYNVSTSIFGGTTPLIVAWLVKATNNSMLPAYYLITVCVIGIVVVALFVKETAGRSLRGSYPAVEDPSEIKEILINSEEALWWKEEVRERNERAALKEKISILGSQQKNVGNIR
- a CDS encoding MFS transporter — encoded protein: MRRHAVDRKNSNRLQKEDITVVDTKIAKQSILGTSLGNAMEWFDFGIYSYLAVTIGKVFFPEVDSSAQVIYAFATFAVAFIARPIGGVVFGIMGDRLGRKKVLAITLIMMAIATLSLGLIPGYKSIGIVAPILLLVARLVQGFSTGGEYAGAMTFIAESTPDKKRSFMSSVLEVGTLAGYIAGSGLVTLLTFILGSEAMLEWGWRIPFFIAAPLGLIGLYFRSHLEETPAFQAMEEEQEEKKKDSSLKEIFLNHWRSLLICVGIVLFYNTIVYMVLTYMPTYLSEQIGYGETKGLLLILIVMVIMIPFVLGMGYLGDRIGRNKVLIGALVLTILLSIPAFMLAGNENGNNAFFGVLILGCLLTAFQGTLPATLPSLFFTNVRYGSLAITYNVSTSIFGGTTPLIVAWLVKETNNKLLPAYYLMAVCTIGIVVVAFFVKETAGRSLRGSLPAVEDPGEIKEILQDPDEALWWEEEVPASEGKPVGESKQA
- a CDS encoding transglycosylase domain-containing protein — its product is MEKKNSASRLERRKQNKRPKRFRKFLTYSTLTFLVLFLLVVIGGGATVFSVAKGAPELNPENLKYSRTSTVYDMNNEKVVSISGKEKRDYAHIKDIPPLVRNAFIATEDVRFYKHNGIDTKRVAGAILSNITHGFGSEGASTITQQVVKNSFLSPEKTVTRKVQEAYLAIQLERKYSKDQILEFYLNKIYFGNSAYGVKTAAKTYFNKPLDQLTIGEAALLAGLPQRPSGYDPFVHPELAEQRRNVVLSLLHKNGYISEQEKVKAQQQPIKKMLVKPKKSQPRYEAFLQQVIKDARKEGISEKELFEGGLKIYTTLDQDAQSQAEKILSTEDYVRYPDNKFQAGVVLLDTETGQIRAIGGNRLDDNKQAIRGFNYATDTERQPGSTIKPILDYGPAIEYLKWSTSTPIKDEPLEINGKQFQNWDKTYHGTLSMREALVQSYNIPAIKTFQAVGEANAKQFAGNLGIKLDTIYPSYAIGGFNKGVSPLTMAGAYSAFGNKGVYHQPTTLRKIEYPNGEVKQFSHQPKTAMSDYTAYMVTDMLKSVVNNGTGRMAQIPGLDVAGKTGTTNLPANVYGNGSTDSWFVGYTTRYTAAVWTGYDHPGQDAYVKKEDQVIAKLIFKELVSHVSANKLTADFQKPGSVVSRGSELYVQGTSMPAIAQPSHKEDKKEDPSADAEKEKQDKEKEKKEEDQKKKDDKEKPNDDGKTKPDTPVTPPKDDQGGNDQGGNGQGGNGGTDQGGNDQGGGKQDKPTDPTTPPKDKPGDGTTNPGTGDKPTDPGTEPPKEQNDTKKPEEAKPSSVEKNTTQTEQ